A portion of the Flavobacteriales bacterium genome contains these proteins:
- a CDS encoding type IX secretion system membrane protein PorP/SprF, protein MKYIYSTILLIITVIVFTDNNCAQQLPLYSQYYFNDYAVNPAIGGTKSYIDARSNHRYQWQGIADAPRTYTLSIHGPLKNNYAGIGAFLYTDHVGPTRRTGAQLSYTYKLKLTSRIKLGLALSGGILEWKLDAHKIDLYDPNDQVIVNGVMRSLVPDAKFGAHLYHPKWFVGFTMPNLLQSKLKFNEALYTGLSRLENHFIVNGGYKFRVAKDFKVEPSAIIKYISPAPVQADIMARVIWKDKLWLGGVYRTMDAASVLLGVTYKQNLSFGYAYDFTTTNLRNYSTGTHELFIGIRFSNTKANEENDISSEFLKDKKSTTKTNLKHLD, encoded by the coding sequence ATGAAATATATCTATTCAACCATATTGCTTATTATTACTGTAATTGTTTTTACGGATAATAACTGTGCACAACAGTTGCCTTTGTATAGTCAATACTATTTTAACGACTATGCTGTAAATCCTGCAATAGGAGGCACAAAATCTTACATTGATGCCCGATCTAATCACCGATATCAGTGGCAAGGAATAGCTGATGCACCAAGAACATATACCCTAAGTATTCATGGGCCACTGAAAAACAATTATGCTGGTATTGGAGCTTTTCTTTATACCGATCATGTAGGGCCAACAAGAAGAACAGGCGCTCAACTTTCTTACACTTACAAGTTAAAACTGACTTCAAGAATCAAGTTAGGCTTAGCATTAAGTGGAGGAATTCTAGAATGGAAATTAGATGCTCATAAAATAGACTTATACGATCCCAATGATCAAGTAATTGTTAATGGAGTAATGAGAAGCTTAGTTCCTGATGCTAAATTTGGTGCTCACCTGTACCATCCCAAATGGTTTGTAGGTTTTACCATGCCTAATCTATTGCAATCAAAGCTAAAGTTTAATGAAGCTTTATACACTGGATTAAGCCGATTAGAAAATCATTTTATCGTTAATGGAGGTTATAAATTTAGAGTAGCTAAGGATTTTAAAGTAGAACCATCAGCTATTATTAAATACATTTCTCCTGCACCAGTTCAAGCAGACATTATGGCAAGAGTAATTTGGAAAGATAAGTTATGGTTAGGAGGCGTATATAGAACAATGGATGCTGCTTCTGTTCTTTTAGGAGTAACCTATAAGCAAAACTTATCTTTTGGATATGCTTATGATTTTACCACAACAAACCTTAGAAATTACAGCACTGGAACGCATGAACTTTTTATTGGAATTCGTTTTTCAAATACCAAAGCTAATGAGGAGAATGACATCAGTAGTGAATTCTTAAAAGATAAAAAGAGTACAACTAAAACCAACTTAAAACACTTAGATTAA